A single region of the Accipiter gentilis chromosome 6, bAccGen1.1, whole genome shotgun sequence genome encodes:
- the LOC126039738 gene encoding ras GTPase-activating protein 4-like isoform X7 produces MARRSALSIRIVEGRNLPAKDITGSSDPYCIVKIDNEAIVRTATVWKTLSPFWGEEYEVQLQPNFHSISIYVMDEDALSRDDVIGKVCITRDMLAEHPKGYSGWMSLSEVDPDEEVQGEIHLRVEVLGSPGSRRLLRCTVLEARDLARKDRNGASDPFVRLRYNGKVQESTVVKKSCYPRWNETFEFELAEPAGEKLCVEVWDWDLVGRNDFLGKVVFSVQGLEAAGQEEGWFGLRPDKSKPREDEHRGSLGSLQLQVRLRDETVLPSQCYQPLVQLLCQEVKSGRQDGQVHLVTLLDETTTAECRQEVAVNLVKLFLGQGLVKEFLDLLFELELAKPCEPNTLFRSNSLASKSMESFLKVTGMPYLHAVLGPTITRVFEEKKYVELDPGKVEIKDVGCSGLHRVQTEGEVIEQGRQHLQSYLGELLDAIIKSAPACPPVIRAAFRQLFQRVGERFPQHQHVKFVAVTSFLCLRFFSPAIMTPKLFHLRETHADARTSRTLLLLAKAVQMVGNMEPAAGRAKETWLAPLLPALQQGIAQMKDFISRLVGTEEEEEEGEGGPLGPPAVVVKEGPLFVHKTRGKGPLLAAAKKLHFCLTGEALSFGKSPGAERSGAIALADILAAEKVEEKSFGSSHVMQVVYVGAGGQQETAYLQCKCVNELNQWLSALRKVCVNNPRVLRAYHPGVFRGDKWSCCHQKERTGLGCDRTRHGVTLQDWSDPLDPAAEAQRLFHHLQGLRGTLRHPPARGAEPALRGAGGPGGLSPPGAAPGPPHPRPAAAADVRGPVQTPPPAPGGWGSP; encoded by the exons CACGGGGAGCAGCGACCCGTACTGCATCGTGAAGATCGACAATGAAGCCATCGTCAG GACTGCCACGGTGTGGAAGACGCTGTCCCCGTTCTGGGGGGAGGAATACGAGGTGCAGCTCCAGCCCAACTTTCACAGCATCTCCATCTACGTCATGGATGAGGATGCGCTCAG CCGCGATGATGTTATCGGGAAGGTCTGCATCACCCGGGACATGCTGGCGGAGCACCCCAAGG GCTACAGCGGCTGGATGAGCCTCAGCGAGGTGGACCCCGACGAGGAGGTGCAGGGGGAGATCCACCTGCGGGTGGAGGTCCTGGGGAGCCCGGGCAGCCGGCGGCTGCTGCGCTGCACCGTGCTGGAAGCCAG GGATTTGGCCAGGAAGGACCGGAACGGCGCCTCCGACCCCTTTGTCCGCCTGCGCTACAACGGGAAGGTGCAGGAGAGCACC GTGGTCAAGAAATCCTGCTATCCCCGCTGGAACGAGACCTTCGAGTTCGAGCTGGCTGAGCCCGCCGGGGAGAAGCTGTGCGTGGAGGTGTGGGACTGGGACCTCGTCGGCAGAAACGACTTCCTGGGCAAG GTGGTGTTCAGCGTCCAGGGGCTGGAGGCGGCcgggcaggaggagggctggttCGGGCTGCGGCCGGACAAGTCCAAGCCAAGGGAGGACGA GCACCGAGGCAGCCTGGGCTCGCTGCAGCTGCAGGTGAGGCTGCGGGACGAGACGGTGCTGCCCTCCCAATGCTACCAGCCCCTGGTCCAGCTCCTGTGCCAGGAGGTGAAGTCGGGGCGCCAG GACGGCCAAGTGCACCTGGTCACCCTCCTGGATGAAACTACCACGGCCGAGTGCCGGCAGGAGGTCGCCGTCAACTTGGTCAAACTCTTCCTGGGCCAAGGGCTGGTCAAGGAGTTCCTGGACCTGCTCTTCGAGCTGGAGCTGGCCAAGCCCT GCGAGCCCAACACATTGTTCAGGAGCAACTCCCTGGCCTCGAAGTCGATGGAGTCCTTCCTCAAG GTGACAGGGATGCCGTACCTGCACGCCGTCCTGGGACCCACCATCACCCGTGTGTTCGAGGAGAAGAAGTACGTGGAGCTGGACCCCGGCAAGGTGGAGATCAAAGACGTCGG GTGCTCGGGGCTGCACCGGGTGCAGACGGAGGGCGAGGTGATCGAGCAGGGCCGCCAGCACCTCCAGTCCTACCTGGGCGAGCTGCTGGACGCCATCATCAAGTCGGCCCCCGCGTGTCCCCCCGTCATCCGCGCCGCTTTCCGGCAGCTCTTCCAGCGCGTCGGGGAGCGATTCCCCCAGCACCAG CACGTCAAGTTCGTGGCCGTCACCAGCTTCCTCTGCCTCCGCTTCTTCTCGCCGGCCATCATGACCCCCAAGCTCTTTCACCTGCGGGAGACGCACGCCGACGCGCGCACCAGCCGCACGCTGCTGCTCCTGGCCAAG GCTGTCCAGATGGTGGGCAACATGGAGCCGGCAGCCGGGCGGGCCAAGGAGACCTGGCTGGCACCGCTGCTGCCCGCCCTGCAGCAGGGCATCGCCCAGATGAAGGACTTCATCTCCCGGCTGGTGGGgacggaggaagaggaggaggaaggcgagggGGGACCGCTGGGCCCCCCCGCCGTGGTGGTGAAGGAGGGGCCGCTCTTCGTCCACAAGACGCGGGGCAAGGGGCCGCTGCTGGCCGCCGCCAAGAAGCTCCACTTCTGCCTCACCGGGGAGGCCCTCAGCTTCGGCAAGAGCCCCGGCGCAGAG CGCAGCGGCGCCATCGCCCTGGCCGACATCCTCGCTGCCGAGAAGGTGGAGGAGAAGAGCTTCGGGAGCTCCCACGTCATGCAGGTGGTCTACGTGGGCGCGGGTGGGCAGCAGGAGACGGCCTACCTCCAGTGCAAg TGCGTCAACGAGCTGAACCAGTGGCTGTCGGCCCTGCGCAAGGTCTGCGTCAACAACCCCCGCGTGCTCCGTGCCTACCACCCCGGCGTCTTCCGCGGGGACAAGTGGAGCTGCTGTCACCAGAAGGAGAGGACAG GGCTGGGGTGCGACCGGACCCGGCACGGCGTCACCCTGCAGGACTGGAGTGACCCCCTGGACCCCGCGGCGGAGGCGCAGCGCCTCTTCCACCACCTTCAGGGGCTCCGAGGGACCCTCCG GCACCCCCCTGCCCGAGGGGCTGAGCCGGCTCttcggggtgctgggggacctggAGGGCTGTCACCGCCtggcgcagcccccggccccccccacccccgccctgctgcagctgcagacgTGAGGGGCCCGGTgcagaccccccccccggccccgggggggtgggggtccccatga
- the LOC126039738 gene encoding ras GTPase-activating protein 4-like isoform X1 — translation MARRSALSIRIVEGRNLPAKDITGSSDPYCIVKIDNEAIVRTATVWKTLSPFWGEEYEVQLQPNFHSISIYVMDEDALSRDDVIGKVCITRDMLAEHPKGYSGWMSLSEVDPDEEVQGEIHLRVEVLGSPGSRRLLRCTVLEARDLARKDRNGASDPFVRLRYNGKVQESTVVKKSCYPRWNETFEFELAEPAGEKLCVEVWDWDLVGRNDFLGKVVFSVQGLEAAGQEEGWFGLRPDKSKPREDEHRGSLGSLQLQVRLRDETVLPSQCYQPLVQLLCQEVKSGRQDGQVHLVTLLDETTTAECRQEVAVNLVKLFLGQGLVKEFLDLLFELELAKPCEPNTLFRSNSLASKSMESFLKVTGMPYLHAVLGPTITRVFEEKKYVELDPGKVEIKDVGCSGLHRVQTEGEVIEQGRQHLQSYLGELLDAIIKSAPACPPVIRAAFRQLFQRVGERFPQHQHVKFVAVTSFLCLRFFSPAIMTPKLFHLRETHADARTSRTLLLLAKAVQMVGNMEPAAGRAKETWLAPLLPALQQGIAQMKDFISRLVGTEEEEEEGEGGPLGPPAVVVKEGPLFVHKTRGKGPLLAAAKKLHFCLTGEALSFGKSPGAERSGAIALADILAAEKVEEKSFGSSHVMQVVYVGAGGQQETAYLQCKCVNELNQWLSALRKVCVNNPRVLRAYHPGVFRGDKWSCCHQKERTGLGCDRTRHGVTLQDWSDPLDPAAEAQRLFHHLQGLRGTLREKYWELLEPEGAPNGTRDEGTPLPEGLSRLFGVLGDLEGCHRLAQPPAPPTPALLQLQT, via the exons CACGGGGAGCAGCGACCCGTACTGCATCGTGAAGATCGACAATGAAGCCATCGTCAG GACTGCCACGGTGTGGAAGACGCTGTCCCCGTTCTGGGGGGAGGAATACGAGGTGCAGCTCCAGCCCAACTTTCACAGCATCTCCATCTACGTCATGGATGAGGATGCGCTCAG CCGCGATGATGTTATCGGGAAGGTCTGCATCACCCGGGACATGCTGGCGGAGCACCCCAAGG GCTACAGCGGCTGGATGAGCCTCAGCGAGGTGGACCCCGACGAGGAGGTGCAGGGGGAGATCCACCTGCGGGTGGAGGTCCTGGGGAGCCCGGGCAGCCGGCGGCTGCTGCGCTGCACCGTGCTGGAAGCCAG GGATTTGGCCAGGAAGGACCGGAACGGCGCCTCCGACCCCTTTGTCCGCCTGCGCTACAACGGGAAGGTGCAGGAGAGCACC GTGGTCAAGAAATCCTGCTATCCCCGCTGGAACGAGACCTTCGAGTTCGAGCTGGCTGAGCCCGCCGGGGAGAAGCTGTGCGTGGAGGTGTGGGACTGGGACCTCGTCGGCAGAAACGACTTCCTGGGCAAG GTGGTGTTCAGCGTCCAGGGGCTGGAGGCGGCcgggcaggaggagggctggttCGGGCTGCGGCCGGACAAGTCCAAGCCAAGGGAGGACGA GCACCGAGGCAGCCTGGGCTCGCTGCAGCTGCAGGTGAGGCTGCGGGACGAGACGGTGCTGCCCTCCCAATGCTACCAGCCCCTGGTCCAGCTCCTGTGCCAGGAGGTGAAGTCGGGGCGCCAG GACGGCCAAGTGCACCTGGTCACCCTCCTGGATGAAACTACCACGGCCGAGTGCCGGCAGGAGGTCGCCGTCAACTTGGTCAAACTCTTCCTGGGCCAAGGGCTGGTCAAGGAGTTCCTGGACCTGCTCTTCGAGCTGGAGCTGGCCAAGCCCT GCGAGCCCAACACATTGTTCAGGAGCAACTCCCTGGCCTCGAAGTCGATGGAGTCCTTCCTCAAG GTGACAGGGATGCCGTACCTGCACGCCGTCCTGGGACCCACCATCACCCGTGTGTTCGAGGAGAAGAAGTACGTGGAGCTGGACCCCGGCAAGGTGGAGATCAAAGACGTCGG GTGCTCGGGGCTGCACCGGGTGCAGACGGAGGGCGAGGTGATCGAGCAGGGCCGCCAGCACCTCCAGTCCTACCTGGGCGAGCTGCTGGACGCCATCATCAAGTCGGCCCCCGCGTGTCCCCCCGTCATCCGCGCCGCTTTCCGGCAGCTCTTCCAGCGCGTCGGGGAGCGATTCCCCCAGCACCAG CACGTCAAGTTCGTGGCCGTCACCAGCTTCCTCTGCCTCCGCTTCTTCTCGCCGGCCATCATGACCCCCAAGCTCTTTCACCTGCGGGAGACGCACGCCGACGCGCGCACCAGCCGCACGCTGCTGCTCCTGGCCAAG GCTGTCCAGATGGTGGGCAACATGGAGCCGGCAGCCGGGCGGGCCAAGGAGACCTGGCTGGCACCGCTGCTGCCCGCCCTGCAGCAGGGCATCGCCCAGATGAAGGACTTCATCTCCCGGCTGGTGGGgacggaggaagaggaggaggaaggcgagggGGGACCGCTGGGCCCCCCCGCCGTGGTGGTGAAGGAGGGGCCGCTCTTCGTCCACAAGACGCGGGGCAAGGGGCCGCTGCTGGCCGCCGCCAAGAAGCTCCACTTCTGCCTCACCGGGGAGGCCCTCAGCTTCGGCAAGAGCCCCGGCGCAGAG CGCAGCGGCGCCATCGCCCTGGCCGACATCCTCGCTGCCGAGAAGGTGGAGGAGAAGAGCTTCGGGAGCTCCCACGTCATGCAGGTGGTCTACGTGGGCGCGGGTGGGCAGCAGGAGACGGCCTACCTCCAGTGCAAg TGCGTCAACGAGCTGAACCAGTGGCTGTCGGCCCTGCGCAAGGTCTGCGTCAACAACCCCCGCGTGCTCCGTGCCTACCACCCCGGCGTCTTCCGCGGGGACAAGTGGAGCTGCTGTCACCAGAAGGAGAGGACAG GGCTGGGGTGCGACCGGACCCGGCACGGCGTCACCCTGCAGGACTGGAGTGACCCCCTGGACCCCGCGGCGGAGGCGCAGCGCCTCTTCCACCACCTTCAGGGGCTCCGAGGGACCCTCCG GGAAAAGtactgggagctgctggagccagAGGGTGCCCCAAATGGCACCCGGGATGAAG GCACCCCCCTGCCCGAGGGGCTGAGCCGGCTCttcggggtgctgggggacctggAGGGCTGTCACCGCCtggcgcagcccccggccccccccacccccgccctgctgcagctgcagacgTGA
- the LOC126039738 gene encoding ras GTPase-activating protein 4-like isoform X3, which produces MARRSALSIRIVEGRNLPAKDITGSSDPYCIVKIDNEAIVRTATVWKTLSPFWGEEYEVQLQPNFHSISIYVMDEDALSRDDVIGKVCITRDMLAEHPKGYSGWMSLSEVDPDEEVQGEIHLRVEVLGSPGSRRLLRCTVLEARDLARKDRNGASDPFVRLRYNGKVQESTVVKKSCYPRWNETFEFELAEPAGEKLCVEVWDWDLVGRNDFLGKVVFSVQGLEAAGQEEGWFGLRPDKSKPREDEHRGSLGSLQLQVRLRDETVLPSQCYQPLVQLLCQEVKSGRQDGQVHLVTLLDETTTAECRQEVAVNLVKLFLGQGLVKEFLDLLFELELAKPCEPNTLFRSNSLASKSMESFLKVTGMPYLHAVLGPTITRVFEEKKYVELDPGKVLGAAPGADGGRGDRAGPPAPPVLPGRAAGRHHQVGPRVSPRHPRRFPAALPARRGAIPPAPARQVRGRHQLPLPPLLLAGHHDPQALSPAGDARRRAHQPHAAAPGQGCPDGGQHGAGSRAGQGDLAGTAAARPAAGHRPDEGLHLPAGGDGGRGGGRRGGTAGPPRRGGEGGAALRPQDAGQGAAAGRRQEAPLLPHRGGPQLRQEPRRRAQRRHRPGRHPRCREGGGEELRELPRHAGGLRGRGWAAGDGLPPVQVRQRAEPVAVGPAQGLRQQPPRAPCLPPRRLPRGQVELLSPEGEDRTGVTPWTPRRRRSASSTTFRGSEGPSGKSTGSCWSQRVPQMAPGMKAPPCPRG; this is translated from the exons CACGGGGAGCAGCGACCCGTACTGCATCGTGAAGATCGACAATGAAGCCATCGTCAG GACTGCCACGGTGTGGAAGACGCTGTCCCCGTTCTGGGGGGAGGAATACGAGGTGCAGCTCCAGCCCAACTTTCACAGCATCTCCATCTACGTCATGGATGAGGATGCGCTCAG CCGCGATGATGTTATCGGGAAGGTCTGCATCACCCGGGACATGCTGGCGGAGCACCCCAAGG GCTACAGCGGCTGGATGAGCCTCAGCGAGGTGGACCCCGACGAGGAGGTGCAGGGGGAGATCCACCTGCGGGTGGAGGTCCTGGGGAGCCCGGGCAGCCGGCGGCTGCTGCGCTGCACCGTGCTGGAAGCCAG GGATTTGGCCAGGAAGGACCGGAACGGCGCCTCCGACCCCTTTGTCCGCCTGCGCTACAACGGGAAGGTGCAGGAGAGCACC GTGGTCAAGAAATCCTGCTATCCCCGCTGGAACGAGACCTTCGAGTTCGAGCTGGCTGAGCCCGCCGGGGAGAAGCTGTGCGTGGAGGTGTGGGACTGGGACCTCGTCGGCAGAAACGACTTCCTGGGCAAG GTGGTGTTCAGCGTCCAGGGGCTGGAGGCGGCcgggcaggaggagggctggttCGGGCTGCGGCCGGACAAGTCCAAGCCAAGGGAGGACGA GCACCGAGGCAGCCTGGGCTCGCTGCAGCTGCAGGTGAGGCTGCGGGACGAGACGGTGCTGCCCTCCCAATGCTACCAGCCCCTGGTCCAGCTCCTGTGCCAGGAGGTGAAGTCGGGGCGCCAG GACGGCCAAGTGCACCTGGTCACCCTCCTGGATGAAACTACCACGGCCGAGTGCCGGCAGGAGGTCGCCGTCAACTTGGTCAAACTCTTCCTGGGCCAAGGGCTGGTCAAGGAGTTCCTGGACCTGCTCTTCGAGCTGGAGCTGGCCAAGCCCT GCGAGCCCAACACATTGTTCAGGAGCAACTCCCTGGCCTCGAAGTCGATGGAGTCCTTCCTCAAG GTGACAGGGATGCCGTACCTGCACGCCGTCCTGGGACCCACCATCACCCGTGTGTTCGAGGAGAAGAAGTACGTGGAGCTGGACCCCGGCAAG GTGCTCGGGGCTGCACCGGGTGCAGACGGAGGGCGAGGTGATCGAGCAGGGCCGCCAGCACCTCCAGTCCTACCTGGGCGAGCTGCTGGACGCCATCATCAAGTCGGCCCCCGCGTGTCCCCCCGTCATCCGCGCCGCTTTCCGGCAGCTCTTCCAGCGCGTCGGGGAGCGATTCCCCCAGCACCAG CACGTCAAGTTCGTGGCCGTCACCAGCTTCCTCTGCCTCCGCTTCTTCTCGCCGGCCATCATGACCCCCAAGCTCTTTCACCTGCGGGAGACGCACGCCGACGCGCGCACCAGCCGCACGCTGCTGCTCCTGGCCAAG GCTGTCCAGATGGTGGGCAACATGGAGCCGGCAGCCGGGCGGGCCAAGGAGACCTGGCTGGCACCGCTGCTGCCCGCCCTGCAGCAGGGCATCGCCCAGATGAAGGACTTCATCTCCCGGCTGGTGGGgacggaggaagaggaggaggaaggcgagggGGGACCGCTGGGCCCCCCCGCCGTGGTGGTGAAGGAGGGGCCGCTCTTCGTCCACAAGACGCGGGGCAAGGGGCCGCTGCTGGCCGCCGCCAAGAAGCTCCACTTCTGCCTCACCGGGGAGGCCCTCAGCTTCGGCAAGAGCCCCGGCGCAGAG CGCAGCGGCGCCATCGCCCTGGCCGACATCCTCGCTGCCGAGAAGGTGGAGGAGAAGAGCTTCGGGAGCTCCCACGTCATGCAGGTGGTCTACGTGGGCGCGGGTGGGCAGCAGGAGACGGCCTACCTCCAGTGCAAg TGCGTCAACGAGCTGAACCAGTGGCTGTCGGCCCTGCGCAAGGTCTGCGTCAACAACCCCCGCGTGCTCCGTGCCTACCACCCCGGCGTCTTCCGCGGGGACAAGTGGAGCTGCTGTCACCAGAAGGAGAGGACAG GACTGGAGTGACCCCCTGGACCCCGCGGCGGAGGCGCAGCGCCTCTTCCACCACCTTCAGGGGCTCCGAGGGACCCTCCG GGAAAAGtactgggagctgctggagccagAGGGTGCCCCAAATGGCACCCGGGATGAAG GCACCCCCCTGCCCGAGGGGCTGA
- the LOC126039738 gene encoding ras GTPase-activating protein 4-like isoform X4 — protein MARRSALSIRIVEGRNLPAKDITGSSDPYCIVKIDNEAIVRTATVWKTLSPFWGEEYEVQLQPNFHSISIYVMDEDALSRDDVIGKVCITRDMLAEHPKGYSGWMSLSEVDPDEEVQGEIHLRVEVLGSPGSRRLLRCTVLEARDLARKDRNGASDPFVRLRYNGKVQESTVVKKSCYPRWNETFEFELAEPAGEKLCVEVWDWDLVGRNDFLGKVVFSVQGLEAAGQEEGWFGLRPDKSKPREDEHRGSLGSLQLQVRLRDETVLPSQCYQPLVQLLCQEVKSGRQDGQVHLVTLLDETTTAECRQEVAVNLVKLFLGQGLVKEFLDLLFELELAKPCEPNTLFRSNSLASKSMESFLKVTGMPYLHAVLGPTITRVFEEKKYVELDPGKVEIKDVGCSGLHRVQTEGEVIEQGRQHLQSYLGELLDAIIKSAPACPPVIRAAFRQLFQRVGERFPQHQHVKFVAVTSFLCLRFFSPAIMTPKLFHLRETHADARTSRTLLLLAKAVQMVGNMEPAAGRAKETWLAPLLPALQQGIAQMKDFISRLVGTEEEEEEGEGGPLGPPAVVVKEGPLFVHKTRGKGPLLAAAKKLHFCLTGEALSFGKSPGAERSGAIALADILAAEKVEEKSFGSSHVMQVVYVGAGGQQETAYLQCKCVNELNQWLSALRKVCVNNPRVLRAYHPGVFRGDKWSCCHQKERTGKSTGSCWSQRVPQMAPGMKAPPCPRG, from the exons CACGGGGAGCAGCGACCCGTACTGCATCGTGAAGATCGACAATGAAGCCATCGTCAG GACTGCCACGGTGTGGAAGACGCTGTCCCCGTTCTGGGGGGAGGAATACGAGGTGCAGCTCCAGCCCAACTTTCACAGCATCTCCATCTACGTCATGGATGAGGATGCGCTCAG CCGCGATGATGTTATCGGGAAGGTCTGCATCACCCGGGACATGCTGGCGGAGCACCCCAAGG GCTACAGCGGCTGGATGAGCCTCAGCGAGGTGGACCCCGACGAGGAGGTGCAGGGGGAGATCCACCTGCGGGTGGAGGTCCTGGGGAGCCCGGGCAGCCGGCGGCTGCTGCGCTGCACCGTGCTGGAAGCCAG GGATTTGGCCAGGAAGGACCGGAACGGCGCCTCCGACCCCTTTGTCCGCCTGCGCTACAACGGGAAGGTGCAGGAGAGCACC GTGGTCAAGAAATCCTGCTATCCCCGCTGGAACGAGACCTTCGAGTTCGAGCTGGCTGAGCCCGCCGGGGAGAAGCTGTGCGTGGAGGTGTGGGACTGGGACCTCGTCGGCAGAAACGACTTCCTGGGCAAG GTGGTGTTCAGCGTCCAGGGGCTGGAGGCGGCcgggcaggaggagggctggttCGGGCTGCGGCCGGACAAGTCCAAGCCAAGGGAGGACGA GCACCGAGGCAGCCTGGGCTCGCTGCAGCTGCAGGTGAGGCTGCGGGACGAGACGGTGCTGCCCTCCCAATGCTACCAGCCCCTGGTCCAGCTCCTGTGCCAGGAGGTGAAGTCGGGGCGCCAG GACGGCCAAGTGCACCTGGTCACCCTCCTGGATGAAACTACCACGGCCGAGTGCCGGCAGGAGGTCGCCGTCAACTTGGTCAAACTCTTCCTGGGCCAAGGGCTGGTCAAGGAGTTCCTGGACCTGCTCTTCGAGCTGGAGCTGGCCAAGCCCT GCGAGCCCAACACATTGTTCAGGAGCAACTCCCTGGCCTCGAAGTCGATGGAGTCCTTCCTCAAG GTGACAGGGATGCCGTACCTGCACGCCGTCCTGGGACCCACCATCACCCGTGTGTTCGAGGAGAAGAAGTACGTGGAGCTGGACCCCGGCAAGGTGGAGATCAAAGACGTCGG GTGCTCGGGGCTGCACCGGGTGCAGACGGAGGGCGAGGTGATCGAGCAGGGCCGCCAGCACCTCCAGTCCTACCTGGGCGAGCTGCTGGACGCCATCATCAAGTCGGCCCCCGCGTGTCCCCCCGTCATCCGCGCCGCTTTCCGGCAGCTCTTCCAGCGCGTCGGGGAGCGATTCCCCCAGCACCAG CACGTCAAGTTCGTGGCCGTCACCAGCTTCCTCTGCCTCCGCTTCTTCTCGCCGGCCATCATGACCCCCAAGCTCTTTCACCTGCGGGAGACGCACGCCGACGCGCGCACCAGCCGCACGCTGCTGCTCCTGGCCAAG GCTGTCCAGATGGTGGGCAACATGGAGCCGGCAGCCGGGCGGGCCAAGGAGACCTGGCTGGCACCGCTGCTGCCCGCCCTGCAGCAGGGCATCGCCCAGATGAAGGACTTCATCTCCCGGCTGGTGGGgacggaggaagaggaggaggaaggcgagggGGGACCGCTGGGCCCCCCCGCCGTGGTGGTGAAGGAGGGGCCGCTCTTCGTCCACAAGACGCGGGGCAAGGGGCCGCTGCTGGCCGCCGCCAAGAAGCTCCACTTCTGCCTCACCGGGGAGGCCCTCAGCTTCGGCAAGAGCCCCGGCGCAGAG CGCAGCGGCGCCATCGCCCTGGCCGACATCCTCGCTGCCGAGAAGGTGGAGGAGAAGAGCTTCGGGAGCTCCCACGTCATGCAGGTGGTCTACGTGGGCGCGGGTGGGCAGCAGGAGACGGCCTACCTCCAGTGCAAg TGCGTCAACGAGCTGAACCAGTGGCTGTCGGCCCTGCGCAAGGTCTGCGTCAACAACCCCCGCGTGCTCCGTGCCTACCACCCCGGCGTCTTCCGCGGGGACAAGTGGAGCTGCTGTCACCAGAAGGAGAGGACAG GGAAAAGtactgggagctgctggagccagAGGGTGCCCCAAATGGCACCCGGGATGAAG GCACCCCCCTGCCCGAGGGGCTGA